One window of Quercus robur chromosome 12, dhQueRobu3.1, whole genome shotgun sequence genomic DNA carries:
- the LOC126710096 gene encoding CSC1-like protein At4g02900 — MATLQDICVAAAINILSAFAFLVAFAILRLQPVNDRVYFPKWYLKGLRSSPKSSVALGRFVNLDFKMYMRFLNWMPAALKMPEPELVEHAGLDSAVYIRIYLLGLKILFPITILTLVVLVPVNWTGKTLDLAKFKNLTFSNIDKLSISNIPTGSKRFWAHLVMSYVCSFWTFYVLYKEYKKVATMRLEFLASECRRPDQFTVLVRNVPPDPDESVSEHIEHFFCVNHPDHYLTHQVVHNAVKLAKLVEKKNSFQNWLVYYQNKYERNPVNKPIIKTGFWGLWGSRVDAIDHYTDEITKLSEEEDVERERVIIDPKAIVPAAFVSFKTRWGAAVCAQTQQSKDPTIWLTDWAPEPRDVFWDNLAIPYFELTIRRLLMAVGLFFLIFFFMIPIAFVQSLANIEGIEKVLPFLKPLIEKKVVKSVIQGFLPGIALKIFLIVLPKILMTMSKIEGFTSLSSLERRSAQKYHLFILVNVFLGSVVTGTALQQLHQFIDAPAGEFAKTIGMSVPMKATFFITYIMVDGWAGIAAEILRMVPLVIFHLKNTFLVKTERDREQAMDPGFLSFATSEPRIQLYILLGLVYSVITPVLLPFIVAFFAFSFLIFRHQIINVYDQKYESGASFWPDVHRRIIIGLIIAQIIHMGLLGASGADKSTTPCLIAQPILTLWFHRFCKGRFESAFVRFPLQEAMVKDTLERATEPNLNLKTYLQDAYIHPVFKGSKLDIPVAIDEEENNPLVPTKRTSRQSSIHSFDVHDKSHSS; from the exons ATGGCCACCCTTCAAGATATTTGTGTTGCAGCTGCTATTAATATTCTGTCTGCATTTGCATTTCTTGTGGCGTTTGCAATATTGCGGCTACAACCTGTCAATGATAGAGTTTACTTCCCAAAATGGTATCTCAAGGGTTTAAGAAGCAGCCCAAAGAGCTCTGTGGCTTTAGGCAGATTTGTCAACTTGGACTTCAAAATGTACATGAGGTTTTTGAATTGGATGCCTGCCGCATTGAAGATGCCAGAACCTGAGCTTGTTGAACATGCAGGGCTTGATTCTGCTGTATATATTAGGATCTACCTTCTTGG ttTGAAAATTCTTTTCCCTATAACCATTCTTACTCTTGTGGTTTTGGTACCTGTAAACTGGACTGGGAAGACACTAGATTTAGCAAAGTTTAAGAATCTTACATTTAGCAATATCGACAAGCTTTCAATATCCAATATTCCTACAGGATCGAAAAG GTTTTGGGCTCATCTTGTAATGTCGTATGTCTGCTCATTTTGGACATTTTATGTTCTTTACAAGGAATACAAGAAAGTAGCTACTATGAGGTTGGAATTTTTGGCATCTGAATGTCGTCGTCCAGATCAATTCACT GTTCTTGTGAGAAATGTTCCCCCAGATCCGGATGAATCAGTCAGTGAGCACATTGAACATTTCTTTTGTGTAAATCATCCTGATCATTATCTGACACATCAA gTTGTACACAATGCAGTTAAACTTgcaaaattggttgaaaaaaagAATAGCTTTCAAAACTGGCTTGTCTACTACCAAAATAAGTACGAGAGAAATCCTGTGAATAAGCCTATTATAAAG ACAGGTTTCTGGGGACTTTGGGGAAGTAGAGTGGATGCTATTGACCATTACACTGATGAGATTACAAAGTTGAGTGAAGAA GAAGATGTAGAAAGAGAAAGGGTAATTATTGATCCCAAGGCTATAGTTCCAGCAGCATTTGTTTCATTCAAAACACGATGGGGAGCAGCTGTCTGTGCTCAAACTCAGCAATCAAAAGACCCTACAATTTGGTTGACAGATTGGGCTCCTGAGCCACGTGATGTCTTTTGGGACAATCTTGCGATTCCATATTTTGAACTCACTATTCGTAGATTGCTTATGGCTGTTGGtctatttttccttattttcttctttatgatACCAATAGCGTTCGTTCAATCTCTGGCCAACATTGAGGGCATTGAGAAGGTTCTTCCTTTCTTGAAGCCACTAATAGAAAA GAAAGTTGTCAAGTCTGTAATCCAAGGATTTCTCCCAGGCATTGCATTAAAGATATTTCTTATTGTACTTCCAAAAATTCTTATGACTATGTCCAAAATAGAAGGATTTACATCACTCTCATCATTGGAGAGGAGATCTGCTCAAAAATATCATCTATTCATACTAGTTAATGTGTTTCTTGGAAGTGTTGTCACAGGAACAGCACTTCAGCAACTTCATCAGTTTATTGACGCCCCTGCTGGAGA GTTTGCCAAAACCATTGGTATGTCTGTCCCAATGAAAGCGACATTCTTCATCACCTATATAATGGTCGATGGATGGGCTGGGATTGCTGCAGAGATCCTCAGAATGGTTCCATTAGTTATATTCCACCTTAAGAACACATTTTTGGTTAAGACAGAGCGAGATAGGGAGCAGGCAATGGATCCTGGTTTTTTGAGCTTTGCTACTTCTGAACCTCGGATACAGTTGTATATCTTGCTGGGGCTTGTTTATTCTGTCATCACACCCGTACTTCTTCCATTCATAGTTGCCTTCTTTgccttttcctttttgatattCCGTCATCAG ATTATCAATGTGTATGACCAGAAGTATGAAAGTGGGGCATCCTTTTGGCCAGATGTTCATCGGCGCATAATTATTGGCTTGATAATAGCTCAAATTATTCATATGGGATTGTTGGGTGCTTCAGGTGCTGACAAATCGACAACACCATGTCTCATTGCACAGCCGATTTTGACACTCTGGTTTCATAGATTTTGCAAGGGGCGTTTTGAATCTGCTTTTGTGAGATTTCCATTGCAG GAGGCCATGGTGAAGGATACGCTTGAAAGGGCTACTGAACCAAACCTGAACCTGAAAACCTATCTTCAGGATGCTTACATACACCCAGTTTTCAAGGGCAGCAAGTTGGATATACCAGTAGCCATTGATGAAGAAGAGAACAATCCACTTGTTCCTACAAAGAGGACTTCTCGTCAGAGTAGTATTCACAGTTTTGAT GTACATGATAAAAGTCACTCCTCATGA